The proteins below come from a single Roseiflexus sp. RS-1 genomic window:
- a CDS encoding amino acid ABC transporter permease gives MEHPPRSTSPMRLSRAFWRDERVIQVAAQILFLALVIWVGSIALRNMLTSLQQQGLVLGFDFLNSGAGFDISDAPIPYSSTDTFARALQVGLLNTILVSVLGIVLSTLLGIVVGVARLSSNWLVNRMAWVFVEVMRNVPLLVLLVFIYTAFFLKLPRARQAVSLGPIYLSNRGVAIPWGEPTDTWSLYVSVLIGALIAGAVVGLAMRWWQNRSGRPRPQVVPSLLTMTLIALIGWFALPQPPLALSLPEIAGFNFRGGQVLSPEFMALLIGLVIYTAAFIGEVVRAGIQAVPKGQVEAARALGLNPSRTLRLVVFPQALRVIIPPVTNQYLNLTKNSTLAVAIGYPDLFAISGTIINQTGRAVEMIAVVMAVYLMLSLITSLVMNWYNRRVRLVER, from the coding sequence ATGGAACACCCTCCGCGTTCGACATCCCCAATGCGGTTGAGTCGCGCTTTCTGGCGTGATGAGCGCGTCATCCAGGTCGCTGCCCAGATCCTGTTTCTGGCGCTGGTTATCTGGGTGGGATCGATTGCGCTGCGCAACATGCTGACGTCGTTGCAGCAGCAGGGTTTGGTGCTGGGGTTCGACTTTTTGAACAGCGGCGCCGGGTTCGATATCAGTGATGCTCCAATCCCGTACAGCAGCACCGATACGTTCGCTCGCGCCCTTCAGGTCGGGTTACTCAACACGATCCTGGTGAGTGTGCTCGGCATCGTTCTGTCAACGCTGCTCGGCATTGTGGTTGGGGTGGCGCGTCTTTCGAGCAACTGGCTCGTCAACCGCATGGCGTGGGTGTTTGTCGAGGTGATGCGCAATGTGCCGCTGCTGGTGCTGCTCGTGTTCATTTACACGGCATTCTTTCTGAAACTTCCCCGCGCGCGGCAGGCGGTGAGCCTCGGTCCGATCTACCTGAGCAATCGTGGGGTGGCGATACCCTGGGGCGAGCCGACCGACACCTGGTCGCTCTATGTTTCGGTTCTGATCGGCGCCCTGATCGCCGGTGCAGTGGTGGGTCTGGCAATGCGCTGGTGGCAGAACCGGAGTGGTCGTCCGCGTCCGCAGGTTGTGCCATCACTGCTGACGATGACGCTGATTGCGCTGATCGGATGGTTCGCCCTGCCGCAACCGCCGCTTGCGCTTTCACTGCCGGAGATCGCCGGCTTCAACTTTCGCGGTGGTCAGGTGCTCTCACCCGAATTTATGGCGCTCCTGATCGGTCTCGTTATCTACACCGCAGCATTTATCGGCGAAGTGGTGCGAGCCGGCATTCAGGCGGTGCCGAAAGGTCAGGTCGAAGCGGCGCGGGCGCTGGGTCTCAACCCATCGCGCACGCTGCGGCTGGTCGTGTTTCCGCAGGCGTTGCGCGTGATCATTCCGCCGGTCACCAATCAGTACCTGAACCTCACCAAAAACTCGACGCTGGCGGTCGCCATCGGATACCCTGATCTGTTCGCAATATCGGGAACGATCATCAATCAGACCGGGCGCGCTGTTGAGATGATTGCAGTGGTCATGGCGGTGTATCTCATGCTGAGTCTGATCACGTCGCTGGTGATGAACTGGTACAACCGTCGTGTACGTCTGGTGGAGCGTTGA